tatctatctattgagAGAGGCGGaggttaaaattattttataatcttACCTGTGAAAGTAGTGCCAGTAGGATATCAGAAAGTATTTGACTGCTGAATGCCgtgattgaccaatcagaatcaagtattctaGAAATCCGCATTTATTTATCTAAAGACATTGCACTCATTGCAGGTTCATTCTTTAcacattgattaaaaaacaattggtttgtttaatatatttaaactcaGAACACACTTCTTACATTTCAGAGCACCAATGTTACTCAAGTCAGGAGAACTGATCGGTCATATGATCATCATAGCTTTTAGTCTCTGATCTATGCATAGAAACACTACAGGCCTTATTTAAGAGTGGAATGTATGTACCAGACGATTAAACACATTCCAAAGCTTTAAATGCATTTGCTGTGCAAGCTTTGCTATGTACATATCTATGTTTCAGACCCAGCCATCCTTGTTTACTTGCCCTCATGTTACCTGCATGCCTTTATTCCTACTctggaacacaaacaaagatattttgaagaatgttggctCCAAACAgcattggaccccattgactccTAATACAGAGACATttatcaaaatatctttttggTTTTCAACAAaggaaagtaagtcatacagatttggaacgtgacgacatgagggcgagtaaatgaagACACAGTTTTCACTTATACAGACTTTCACCAAAAAACACTTTGGAAGCATGGCCTTTTCattcaacacacacaaaacagacaCGAACAGAAACCTATTTAAGTAAAAAAGCCAGAGAGGGTTACAGCTTTAGCCAGGGATGTTTGAGACACTGGGCTGCTGTTGCCCTCCGCTCTGGCAGGAAGTCCAACATCTGTAACAGGAAATCAGAGAAAAGTGATGCCTCTCTGAGGAGAAAGTGATATTTCTCTACCAGCACTTCATACAGCCCCCATGGACGGAGGACGACTATTCGCCGCAGGTCACCTGTGCAAAAACAAtcatagttaataataatagcagtacaGAGACTGCTGTAACACTTCTGTTGGAGAATaacatattcattttatttctgtaataaacataaaatcatTCTTGGGTTAAATGATGAATTTACTGTAACCTGTTGCCACATCAAGTTGAATCAGGAAAGATAAATCTAGTATTGTACTCACCCTTGCGGTTGAAATACTCATAGGAATATTTCCCAGACAGAGCCACTGACACTGGGATCTTACCCAGGAGCTCAATAATATGAGCCAGGTGGtctaaaaataatagaaatggTCAATCCCACAAATCCAAAAGTATGTTCTCTAATAAAAAGACTGATGATGGCTATTAAATAGTTTACCTTCCTCTAAGGAGAAATTCGGCCCTGCTTTTGGTTCAAATAAGGAATCACCAGTAATAAGCTCAAATGCCTGTTGAAAAATAATACAGATAacagttataaaaataaacagttttgggtagtaactgattacatgtaatctggattatgtaatcagattgtaagtacttgtaattagagtatattacattttaaaatgctcataatcagattacagttactttttaataCAAGATTACATGGTAGtaaattattcttattttttaatctccccaattcttctttttttctttaaaattcatTTCTAAAAATTCTACTGTGTCATACCATTTAGCTTTGACTATATTCACAAATGTTGTGTAAATAAACCATGTATGAAACAAACCATGCTTCTaaatttgggagaaaaaaaagcacCTCTCAAGCAATTAGACCATGTATGAAACAAATAATTATGCAAGTTACTAAACACTGGTGATGTATAGCTGTGAAACACTATGTCTTCATCATATCCAGTGACCTTTAGTAACTGTTGATTcaccagtttgggaaaccctggtgtaatgtaatgtataattaattttatggtgttgatatatataaaaaatatatatattttctttctctttgttttttatatcaatatggtttatttaattgtaagtttaaaacaagtttggaaaaaaaaagtaatctaaacGTAATCTAAAAAGTAGTCAGATTACTTTACCTGAAATGAGTAACAGAGATTACGTTATTAACTTGTTTTCATCATGTAATCTGTAACCAGTAACAGACTACAATACtacctctgaaaaaaaaaattaattatacatatacaataatacaaatacatttatattaataataaacatagattgatattaatataattatataataaaatatagtttttatgtTCTATCATTCTAATATAGCAAAACTGAATCAAATATTTGAGAGCAATTAAGAATTTTGTCACTAAATGTGGCTTAAAACTACAAACAACAAGATCAATGCCTGCTTACAATTAAGTAATCCAAGTAATCCAATCATGTGCTAAACAGCTGTAGACTCACCAAGCAGGCCACACTCCAGATGTCAGCTGGAGGACCATATTCAGAACCTAGGAGAACCTCCAGAGAGCGATACTGTCTGGTCTGGATCTCTTGACAAAAGTGTTTGTACTACAACAACAAGAAAAGAGGTTAACACTGATTCATATGCTTCCACAAGACCAGGCTGCACATTCTTTGACTTTGAGGAAGGCATTATATGAATTCACTGAATGTGTCGCACCACCCAACATGAGCTGCCAAGGTCTGCAATCTTCACCGTGATATTATCCAAGTTTCCAGGTTTTCCAGCTGCTTCTGCATAAAAGTAGTAGATGATGATTCAATGctacatttattacagtgaTTCAATGTAATGATTTACTTCATTCACATTTAACGATTTTCTCACCGGGATCCTGGAGTATGGTGGTTTTAATGGCTGAAGAGTAAGTTTGTATCGCACCCCCTGGAGGATGAGATGAGGACTGCGGAGTGAGACACAGCAGGATGTTCTCAggcttgatgtctgtgtgaatgATCTTGCAGTGTCTGTGAAGATACTCCAGACCTTCAAGCACCTGAGACAGATACAGTTTTTCAGGTCTTGTGCTGATTTCTGTGGTCTTGTAGATCTACGTTACAATTTACACACACGTTAGAAGTTTCTGACCTGAGTGATGACGTGTTTGACACAGGTGAGAGAAAGGCCTGGATTACCAAAACACACTTGCCAACAGCGCAAGTCCGGCCCCAGCAGCTCCAACACCAGACAAATATCTACATAGTGGTCAAGTATCAACTCTTGGTtacaatgctgtttcatgcattcagagttgtttacaatgttaaagagttggattctcatgctaagcatggacaaagtttcaaaaaacgATTTGGAAGTATGATGGAGTATTTCTGTGGCAAAAATCTTTCGGAAAGTTTTTTTCAATCATGGCTCTTCCTGACGTAATGAAGGGTGGAACTCCTTATATGGGCATTTCTCCCGGAAAAACGCGCCTGTGCACGCATCGACCAGAGCGAGAGGAAGAGCGTGCCCATCAACGTGCTTCATTTGCACATACGCTGGATTTGCACATTGTTTgatactgaaagatggagcggtcccagctataaaagatcccggtcatgattcagaactgcagatggtaagtgaaacggcatcaaatgtctgtgttttgttggcAATCGGCAATCACAGCACGCCTTGAGGAACTCGGCTATTTTCGGGGAGAATCGTAaagctgtatttttcttttataaatacgATAAAACTAAAGATTTTTTGGAGACATGAAGGATGCAGTACTACTCTATAGatactcaagattaacatgagattgggtgaaactgtgtgtgttatgtccCCTTTAACAGGGCTTCATACATCGCCATACTGCTGTACTCACAATGAATATATCTTTCTTGCCTACAAATTTTGCCTGAAATTCTGAAAATGAAAGGTCACATAGAATCCATATTACTGTGTTGAGATTTTTTGTGACTCTCAGGTACACTgttacaccagtaggtggcagcataTGACTGACTTAATGAGTCATTTGAGTCAATCACCGTATATGATTTAAGAATAATTTTCTTCTTATATTTCAGCAATCAAGCCAGCGTGTTGCAGTTTAGATTTAGATCATTAGTAATGCCAGATTTGCAAATAAATCACTCTTTTTATCTAATCGTTCAAACTGGTTTGCAAAAAGATCTGTGACTGTTCGTGATTCAGTTTTAACAGGATTCAATAGTACAGTTCACTCAGGCACTGGATCGTTTGCAAAAGTgacaagatattttattttaaactagtgctgtcaaatgattaatcgattaatagtcgcgattaatcacatccaaaaataaaagtttttgtttacataatatatgtgtgtgtgtactgtgtatatttataatgtatatataaagacacacacatacagcatatgttttgaaaatatttacatgtatttacatgtatatatttatattcatataaatgatatcacatatatttaatatatgaacgtaacacatttttcttaaatatatacatgcatgtgtgtgtatttatatatacataataaatatacacactacacacacatatattatgtaaataaaaacttttattctggatgcgattaatcgtgattaatcggtTGACAGCACTAGTTGAAACCAAAAAAAGAGCACTGGATGAAGTGAATATTTAACTACAAATAACTGTAGGAAACAAATCTAGCAAATGCCTTTCATTGTTTGTCAATGATGAGGCAGCTCTTTATTGCGTGTGCAGCTTATGAATGACTCTGTATTGCGTGTAAAGAcagtttatatataattatatatgatatatatttaaacGCTATCAAAATATAGacactttttgaaatgtaaaaacatcCCTGAATCCAATCATAAAGTGGTGATCattttactttgaaaatgtGATGAATAACATTTGTCTAGTGTTTATTATTGTTGTGTAGTGTTTCATTTCACATACATGATATTATGAAAGGATACGAATGCCGTTCACACCAGCTATCTTAAACTCATCCAGTAACTGCACTATACGTCCTTTAAGAGGGTTGCGGGCTGTGGGACCACTGGCCTGGAGAGAGGGAAAAGGTTTTGAGATGTACAACATACAGTGGAAAAGAGACAAAGAACCAGAGAGAGCGAAAGACACTCACACATCGCAGTAATGTCAGTTCATCTTGGCCAGCCTGAGTGAATCCAGCTCCGCTCTTCAACACCTTCACTGCCACATGCCTGCCTGACCTGCAAagccacaaacacaaacacttgagaattttatacacacacacacacacacacacacacacacacatgtttacttaggcgtaatggtttttatactgtacaaactgtatgtgctattgccctacaccaaccctacacctaaacctaccccttacaggaaactttctgcatttttacaatttcaaaaaacctttgtttactttatttttaaaccggttttacaaatgaggacgtccccaaagggaggtttttggagattttgtcaggtttagctcacttttgggtacaaatttgtctcacacacacacacacacacacacacacacatcaatacATACAAAGCAACATATAGAACACAAAGTTTCAGTACCTGAGGTCAATGCAGAGCCATACAGTAGAGAAATAACCCCAACCCAGCTTTGACAGAACCTTGTATCTCTTATTAAACACATCTCCCACCTGGACTGGGTGATACCCACCTATAGAGAGAGATATGTCAATGAACTGTATAcatctataaaaaaataaaggttcttaatTGCCATCTgcggttccatgaagaacctttaacaacCATGGGCACTTTTTACTGCATAAAGAGTTTTATGTTCTTTATACTATGGGAAAAAAATGGTACTTTTAAGAATTGTTCATTGGAGGCTCTTTTGGGGAACCAGAAAATGGCTTTCTATAGAATCACTGTATTGTATTAATGACATTATTGACTACATGGCTCTTCAGtctctttcattttattatagatTTAAAGAGGCTCACCGTAGCAGTAATCTCTTGGATCTTCATTTTCCTCTGTGTAATCAGGTTCAAGATGTTTATAATTCCTAAGTGTTTTCAGCTTAGAGTCCATGACTACATCAGACCTGCATTAGAACCCAACACATGCGTATATTATCATTTTAACGTGACATCTGACTATTCATTCATGCATATTCACACACATATGATGCAAAAAGTAGAGTCATAAATCTTTGCAAATGTAAGCATAAATAATTCAGCGGTTGCTGATGTAATGGAGCATATACAAAAGACTAAATCTGTGCTGTTTATTCTTAGACAACCATAAACGTCAGTCAGAGGTGGAAGCACAGCTCTTCTATCCTGACACATTTGGCTCACCAAGGGTCAGATAAGCCTGTACTGCATTTAGATCTCAACACCCGCTGCTGTGGGAGTTTACAGCAGGATCTGAACCGTGACCTGAAAATATATCATgccactgtctgtctgtcacgcATGTCACACAAGACTTTGGAGGGAAACATGAGGGAATATTCCCACAGTCAAACTCACTGTAACTTTACTGACACATGTGAAAAAGTACCATGATAATAGCATTGTATGAATATGGTACTACTCAGAACCAGAGTATAAATCATAGTACCATTTTAATTACATCAGTTACCATCACTGTACCATGGTACAACCAACCAcagcattatttttatttatttatttattttactaaatatatattattaatattaactgtGGTACAAGTGGATTTTGGACATTTACAATATGCTATGAAAAatatagaatttattttaaattgaaatagattttttttcttgcattatTTGTAACGATTTCTGATTTTAAGCAGGATTTATAGGTAACTAACCTGACAGGAgtatagtatatataatttataatatatactaattaattaatttattcattctaAACTTATATATATGTCTGTGTTAAAACAATGATGACCAGTCAAGAGACTGATGTGAGTGTAATGGCAGCATAATTTACCTCGACTACAgaaatattgatattaatctaagtatgtcattatgtcaaatacttataaatataataatacttatatcaaatataaaaaataaaaaaaactatcaatATCAATAATATGGAGCCCTTTAAGGGACAtggtggtgggaaaaattcggggtgggaggaaaaaatatttttcaaatgttttgcaattctctcgcaaaaccatttcagttcggacaaactcttcctgtttactttaaaaaagcataATATGAACGCATTTttcagaatatgaacgcaacgccctgcacgttaagccttttctaccccatagaaaacgcttaaggtaggctaatgAAAGATTCatacagctcgtatgttcacaatggagcggttcataaagtttttattttgatcttggactcaaataaattaataagtcagtgcttagttcaaggcacggttttgggacataataaaacgcttaatgtggcttaatgttttaaaacagtgacactggaggaccaaattcgataataatgaaagctgataaaattattaggctaataaccttatggtaacactttacaataaggttcattagttaaacattagttaatgtattaactaacatgaactaaccatgagcaatacatttgttactgtatttactaatcttcgctaacgttagttaataaaaatacagatgttcattgttagttcatgttagttcacagtgcattaactaatgttaacaagattttaataatgtattagtaaatgttgaaattaacattaacaaagattaataaacgctgtataagtgcagtttattattagttaatgttaactaatgtagttaactaatgaaccttattgtaaagtgttaccaaccttattaataatattactattaatatagAAGAATAccccagaatatgaatgcaacggatttggtatttttaaatcacagttTTCAGTCATTAGCGTTTTATGAGGGAGAAAAGCGtaccttaagcgttttatgagggagaaaaagcttacgtgcagggcgttgcgttcatattctgggcttattctgcttagtaatattattaataaggttattaatattagcctaataattttctcagcttttattattatcgaatttggtcctccaatgtcactgttttaaaacattaagccacattaagcgttttattatgtcccaaaaccgtgccttgaactaagcactgactAGAGGTCTGCACAGGCTTTAAATTGAAGCCCGAGCCAGGCCCGTGCCCGACATCGTCTGACCCGACCTGACCCGACCCGAGTGGCACAGTTAAATTTAGAGCCCGAACCCGACCCGAAcccaaaatcttttttttttttttcacaacgaatagtcaatttaaaaaaaaatcaaatataggATGCTGTATTTCACGATTGCATGCAACGGTCAGTAAGCAAATACATGTCAAGAAACAGATTCATCAAGGCTCGGCCACTTCACAaggcaaaagaaaaaacacttaggCCTACCAGTTATGAAGGTTTATGAACATCAGGTGCAGCGGTCACATAAATTCTGCCGAATTTTTGAATGGTTGTATAAGACAAGACGATAATTCTTCGACCGTGCAAATTATGGTCATTTTCGTCAGTTAAGGCTCATTAGCATTCTGCCTACTTTaaatcagacacagagatgTAGTGCGGCAAGATTgcgtttattttaattaattaatcatttatttgaattagtgagagagagacatagagagagagagagagagggatgaaAGCTGCATGTGTGAACCTGCGTCTGCACGTCTCTCTCTACAAGCAATGAGGCTTcgttacttcaaaaacagcgatTTTACCCCCTCATTGCAGAGAAATAACGTTGCGAGTCAGTAGCCTATCGAAGCTATTTTACTAATAAAAGTTTCCGTGCTGTGTGTTCGCTTCGCGATCTCTATCTGTGTGCAATAATATGTGTGTTCATGCGTCTATGAAAGCAGCGTAGCCAACTGTATATAGATTTAGTTTAGCTACAAACCCGAGCCCGACCCGAGCCCGAAGCTATTCATTAAACATTAACCCGAACCAGACCCGAAACCCGAAAGTATTTTGGGACCCGTCGTGTTAGGGTCGGGTAAATAtctttgcgagggaacgcaaaagtttctcgtgggaatgaaaaaataattttttcctcccaccccgaatttttcccaccaccaTGTCCCTTAAAGGGCTCCGTACAAATAGGTGGATGgtgttaaatgataaaaataaaaaataaaaaaaaggtacatGACCTGAAGTCTGAGAACCTGTGCTATAGACCAATAAAGCACATACTATATAAAGCAACATAACTCATCTAAATATAAAGCagacattttcattatataagGATTAACTTCTGCCAGCACCAATTGGGCAGTACAGTATCTATGTCCTGAAGACCAGTGTTTACTGTCATACAACTGCAGCCAAACTCTCTCATTTAAACCTTTTTATAGAAGAATTGAAAAACATTTACCATACAGCTACCAAAGGCCACACACATAATCTCTGACCCAAAAACAACAacccaacagcagcagcagattttaaatactttttgtaaagcatttaaagtaaaatatatacagAAGCATGCTGAGTAAAGAAGCGTGTTGTACTCACGATTTGGTGCAGATCATGtcctttgtgtttgtttgcatgaTTTCATCAGAGGTCTGGAGCTGCTTATAGATGCTCATCCAGACTTTATGATGGGGGGACTTCCTCTAAACCCTCTCTTTCCAcacctctctctccctctctctctgagTTGAGAGATATTCTGAGGAGACAGGTGGCTGTGCTGCTCACTTTAACTAAAGCATAGAAAGCAGAGAAAACACTGAAGCAGGCAAAAACATTAACAAGAAGCTACTGTTGGAACATCCAACTAAAATAAGCACAAAGCCACAAGAaaccaatattttaaagaataagaTTACAATACTCTGCATAGcagcaataattaaaaatgaaaacactggagactggagtgTTTATCTGTAACATATTTAGGGCAGTAAGTATTATGCAGTATTTGGAATGGAATGTAAAGCACATTATATTCACACATGATATCACCTTCTATAAAAAGACAGTGGTATTCTCAAAAACATGTGCTGTGCAGTTTGGAGCGTGAGTTGCTGTGGTTTCTGTGCATTGTCTTGCATGTAGTACTGAAAATACCCTCCAGTTATctaggaaagagagagagagagatacagtaGCTGTCTGCGGTTAATATGAGCTTGTTAACACTTACTAGTTACAGTGATAAATATGGTAGAAATGGGGTTATTTATGGGTGTGCATGAAAGTAGATGAACCAGAGAAATCAGATAGCAAAATatctatttacatttaaataactgtAGATGTAAAAAGTTTGCTGTGGTTACATGATTGTTACTTGCTGTGTAATCTGCTGTAATATGCAAactgaaaaaagtaataaatatattgttaaaaaaataaataaataaatgtagatgTATGAGGATAGTTAATTGCATGTAACTTAAAAAATttgttgtaaacaaaaactaaaatgaaagaaaatgaaacTTTTCTAACATTTAAATGAGGGAAAGTAAATATcacaaaatgcaaataataGTTGTGTACAAAATAAAgcaaactaaaacaaaataagacactttttttcacatttacaatTTTAGTATGTAGAGCAGAGGTGGGCAAACTACGGCCCGCCGGGAGATTTCATCCGGCCCGTGaggcagttggtccaaaatagtTAATTTGATGCAATGTCAGGGGGAAGCGTGATTTCTACTGAGGGGAacgctagagccctgcattccCTGGGCTTCAATtgggccaattttcacgtcatagttcagacgcaggccgggcctgttttaggcttctctttatttttatattttagacattagtgatgaaaaaaattgccgcgctggtggaaaTAACACTAGACTGTGCCGTgactgtgaagagcggctcgacggtgtttagagtcccgcagcagcagcgcgcgcgccgtcagcgcagctgaagagttctgcttcaaatacacacaataccctgaagcttgctgcaaagccccagcaaaagtaattaccatgaatgtgtcaggggggaaatagtaaggagatatttgaattatttactaataaactagtgttttctgtgtcagtgtcgcaaagatgaagatgatgatcctgactcgccatctcctcattagacgcgcctttagagagaagtgcatcttcacggattataatgaaagagtttttgttatcgatttgatttattttgttaagtggtaatttaaagctttctatagatatatttatcatgtctgtgaggcatgtattcgctgactttcggttcatttttgtgaagcgctcctgttcaagatgAGACGGCgcatcattgttttatttattttataaaaagtttttttaatattgtgagtgcacacaaataaaagtagccCCTTTAcaattccgaatgatgtattactcttacctttatgagcaaaaattacggcgtaagttgttttcattgaaaaaaatgcaattgattgcgctggcgCCTCCATCCTGTGCTTTAACTTcaactctccgcacaaactactggatacagtgcacatttatctaggtttaacgtttaaacattgttatacgcttgaactgttttagtatatctatagattgtattttaggcaagtcgtgatgatttgagaaggctaaattgatcaaacatggctatgatcagcctgccggtctttattttacattatttatgaatgaaatgataaaatgtgTCTTATACATCAATCGACTTGTACCCCAATGCAACTTACCTGTGTGTCATAAAGTGCTCATAAAAAAGGAAGAGATGGTACAAGAATagaactgccatatatgtacaagtatacatacagtacagtagtgagtgtcaatttaataataattttaaaaaaaatcaaaccttCATTTGTCAAACATATAATGCGGCCCCTCACTTGGTGCGGAAAACTTGATGTGGCCCACGAGTCAAAAAGTTTGCCCACCCCTGATGTAGAGGAATGAGAGATGGTAAATGGCAAAAGATGTAAAAATTAGTTCTGAAACCCCTCCCCCCACCAATAATTTACATGTAAACAAGAGGAATGAGGGATAGCAAATAGCAAAACATAGacatgaacaaaataaaaccaacaacaaaaccaaaacaaaacaggaaaattgtacagttttatatttatgtaaatggaTGTAGAGGAACTTCATGtatgtttaaaacaaaatagagCAATAATTTAGCAAACTCGCTACTCATATCATATTCAGGTCTCTGTTTTGGTATTTATAGTTTCCTTAGTTTAGCCTTTCAAGTCCAACAATTTTCTCACGTGTATTCCCTGTTTGATTGGCAAATGCACtgtattatggaagtaaaatgtGTTGTGaataatttcatgtttattttaaatacagtcTATATAAacttattaaatgtgttttattagaAGCATTTTATGGAAGACTCTGTGCTATTTCAGTCTGATCACAATCAGATGATTAAACACAGCTAATTAATAAAATCTGTAGGCCTACTTCAGGAAGCTAATGGTAGGCTAATTCTCTTCCTAGCGTTCTCCCCTGGGCTTTGTACTCTAAATGGGACATGTCTCAAAACTGCATCATGGGTCATAAATAGATCACAGCTATTCTCATACCACCAACTGCCAAAGTGATTATACAGTTTGACTGTAACACAAATCAAAAGCAATTATCTGGAGGAGAAAGCAGCTGAGGCATTAATCACAAGGCACATAATAACTGAATGAGGAGTTCATTAGCAATGAGAAGGATTCAGCAGGCCTTGAAAAGATTGGAGGGAATGAGCTTATATGAGCTTCCATAGCCTCAAACATCAGCTGTTGATGCTTTGCTACTGTTCTGTGCTAAAATAGCCACCAGCATATATCATTGCTCTATGAGagtaatgtatttaaaaagtattgttCTAATTAAACTACTTTTAACTTCATTTATAAAAGGCATAGTTTTGTCTCCAAAGTTATGCTATAGGTGATAAACAGAGAATTCTAGGATTATTCTATATTAATATGACAAGCTGCTACAATGATTATTACgcttgtaatgtttttttattttttattattcaccTTGAAATATTCAAAATCATTCTGATGTTACAGTGATTTCTAATTAGACAATGGCTTCTGTTTCTTTTTCACGCTCCCTGTAAGTTTATTAGTTCAGTGAGCGGGTACGAAATTCCGCGAAAAAAGGCGGATTGCTTTACGGCAGCAAAAAACCCACGTGCTATCCGCTGTAATTACGACAGTGAAATCCACTCACTTAACCGTAGGGGGCTACAAAGTcgcaaaaatacacaaacaataaataaatcaaatcaaataaaacgcTCATTTGTGGTAAAATCACTGCTTTGCTTCTAGTTATTTTTGAcgattaaatcaataaatccattTTGCACCACTGATGTCAGTGTGTATATGCACTGATTGGAAACGAGATACTCCTGAAGGGACTTCTATAAGGTCAAAACGCTCTGACCATCAGTCTCTGGATGGtttccaaacacacacatgaaagCACTTATCAgtcagtaacacacacacacacacttctgagTGTTAGTGCCAGTGAGCGGTTTTGACCCGACCTTATTTGAAACATAACATGAGTGAGTAACCTGGCACTTAAGAGTAAAAGATT
This sequence is a window from Onychostoma macrolepis isolate SWU-2019 chromosome 23, ASM1243209v1, whole genome shotgun sequence. Protein-coding genes within it:
- the si:ch211-220i18.4 gene encoding SRSF protein kinase 3, with the translated sequence MSIYKQLQTSDEIMQTNTKDMICTKSSDVVMDSKLKTLRNYKHLEPDYTEENEDPRDYCYGGYHPVQVGDVFNKRYKVLSKLGWGYFSTVWLCIDLRSGRHVAVKVLKSGAGFTQAGQDELTLLRCASGPTARNPLKGRIVQLLDEFKIAGVNGIHICLVLELLGPDLRCWQVCFGNPGLSLTCVKHVITQVLEGLEYLHRHCKIIHTDIKPENILLCLTPQSSSHPPGGAIQTYSSAIKTTILQDPEAAGKPGNLDNITVKIADLGSSCWVYKHFCQEIQTRQYRSLEVLLGSEYGPPADIWSVACLAFELITGDSLFEPKAGPNFSLEEDHLAHIIELLGKIPVSVALSGKYSYEYFNRKGDLRRIVVLRPWGLYEVLVEKYHFLLREASLFSDFLLQMLDFLPERRATAAQCLKHPWLKL